GGCGGCCCAGAGCGATGGCATCAGCCCCCACAGCAGGGCCGGCAGCATGGATTTGAATGCAGTGTTCATGCGGGTAGTGGCTGGCGGATCCTTGCGCGGGCCTGGCGATCGCCGGCAAACGAGGGCTGCCATTGTGGCGGAAAGCCCTGACCTGTCCAAACGCGACGCATCGTATTGTCGTTGACCTGATTTGCAGCTAATATTTCCTGACTGACCGATCGGTCAGTATGATTAGTGGGGCGGCATAATGCAACCTGACAAGCTCGATGGCCGCGCCAACAATCCGGAATCATTCCTGAACCCGGCGCGCACCCGAAGAAAATGACCTCCACCACGACCTCGGCGGCGACCCGCGCGGGCAGCGATACGATCGCCCGTATCCTGGTGGCGGCTGAAGCCCAATTCGCCGATCACGGCTTCGATGCCGCCTCCATGAGCGCCATCGCCGAACGCGCGGGGGTCAGCAAGGCCAACGTGTTTCATCACTTCAGTTCCAAGCACGCGTTGTACCAGGCGGTGCTACGCCACGCCATCCGCGAGGTCACCCGGCAACTCCAGCAAATGGGCAGCCATTCCGGGGCGGTGGCCATCGATCTGGCGCAATTCGCCCGCGGCCATTTGTCCAGCATCCTGGAACACGACCGGTTCGCGCGCCTGATGCTGCACGAGATCCTGTCGGACATGCCGCCGGAGCGACTCAAGATTGCGCAGCAGGTCTTCGGCGAGGCTTTCTCCGGGCTGGTGACCATCCTGCGGCGCGGACAGGAACACGGCGAGCTGCGCGCCGACATGGACCCGGCCATGGTGGCCATGCTGCTGGTGGGCGCCGATGTTTTTTTCTTCCAGGCCAACAAGGTATTCCGCCATTTCCCCGAGGTAAGCTTCGCGGACGACCCGGGGCGTTACAGCGGCATGGCGGTGGACATCCTGCTGCGCGGCATTCTCGCTCCCGGTGCCGACGGAGCAACGACGCGCGCCGGCAAATCCAATGCGCCATCCCCTGCTCAACATCACAAGGAATAACACCATGAG
The DNA window shown above is from Sulfuricaulis limicola and carries:
- a CDS encoding TetR/AcrR family transcriptional regulator; translated protein: MTSTTTSAATRAGSDTIARILVAAEAQFADHGFDAASMSAIAERAGVSKANVFHHFSSKHALYQAVLRHAIREVTRQLQQMGSHSGAVAIDLAQFARGHLSSILEHDRFARLMLHEILSDMPPERLKIAQQVFGEAFSGLVTILRRGQEHGELRADMDPAMVAMLLVGADVFFFQANKVFRHFPEVSFADDPGRYSGMAVDILLRGILAPGADGATTRAGKSNAPSPAQHHKE